A genomic window from Paenibacillus sp. FSL K6-0276 includes:
- a CDS encoding HIT family protein, with protein MECLGCRIANGIEPDLNIVYENEFITCVLDIAPFNEGHTLILPKKHYWDVEEMESETAYAIMDASKKLSIALKSLFKPDGIRICQDGGKFNDLTHYHMHLIPRYEGDGFIWGEPIHPHGAGKRLNQTKEKILKTLSEEMSR; from the coding sequence ATGGAATGCTTAGGATGTAGAATCGCTAATGGTATTGAACCTGACTTAAATATTGTTTATGAAAATGAATTTATTACTTGTGTGCTTGATATTGCTCCTTTTAATGAAGGACATACTCTAATCCTCCCCAAAAAGCATTATTGGGATGTCGAAGAGATGGAGTCAGAGACTGCTTATGCTATCATGGATGCTTCGAAAAAACTTTCAATTGCTTTGAAGAGCTTGTTTAAACCTGACGGTATAAGAATTTGTCAAGATGGAGGGAAATTTAACGACCTTACCCATTACCATATGCATCTCATTCCAAGGTACGAAGGCGATGGTTTTATCTGGGGTGAACCAATACACCCACATGGTGCTGGAAAACGATTAAACCAAACCAAAGAAAAGATTCTAAAGACATTAAGTGAGGAAATGAGTCGATAA
- a CDS encoding 50S ribosomal protein L25: MNTTVRLTERSGSTSSQRRKGFVPVVVYGAGSDSQSFTADAKTIIGILANNPRAVLTLELPDSGKKNAVIQEIQRQPVSKQLLHIDFQQIDMKAKLDTKVAFHFTGEPVGVKSGGVQQIELHELDIRTLPDKLTASFEVDISGLDIGDQLLVSDLPKHEGWEVLTPEDTLIVRVAPPVAQEPSDEDVAAEPAAAEASGEDKAE, encoded by the coding sequence ATGAATACAACAGTACGTTTGACAGAAAGATCCGGCTCGACTTCTTCACAGCGCAGAAAAGGCTTTGTACCGGTCGTCGTGTACGGTGCAGGTTCAGATAGCCAATCCTTTACAGCGGATGCTAAGACAATTATCGGGATTTTGGCTAATAACCCTCGGGCAGTTCTAACGTTGGAATTGCCAGACTCGGGTAAAAAGAACGCTGTCATCCAAGAAATTCAGCGCCAGCCAGTATCCAAACAACTGCTGCACATTGATTTTCAGCAGATAGACATGAAAGCCAAATTGGATACGAAAGTAGCATTCCACTTTACTGGCGAGCCCGTTGGTGTGAAGAGTGGCGGCGTACAACAAATTGAATTGCATGAACTGGATATTCGCACACTTCCGGATAAATTAACTGCATCTTTTGAAGTGGATATCAGTGGACTGGATATTGGTGACCAATTGCTGGTATCCGATTTGCCGAAGCATGAAGGCTGGGAAGTATTGACGCCTGAGGATACTTTGATTGTCCGGGTTGCACCACCGGTAGCACAGGAACCATCTGATGAGGATGTTGCTGCTGAACCAGCTGCAGCCGAAGCTTCTGGAGAAGACAAAGCGGAATAG
- a CDS encoding glycoside hydrolase family 2 TIM barrel-domain containing protein has protein sequence MLELQLFIKDQQEPVDDLIERVGFRTVTTERGAIQINGEDIVFKGFNRPEDHPLVGSAIPYQLMVQDMELMLDMGANDVRTSHYPNDERFLDLCDERGVYVWEENHARGLSIEQMRHPLFAKQCEDCNREMVESHYNHPSIVIWAILNECASDLPEGKEMYRTQLSQIRRMDTSRPLTFASHQRDRELSLI, from the coding sequence ATGCTGGAGCTTCAGCTATTCATAAAGGATCAACAGGAGCCTGTGGATGATCTGATTGAACGTGTGGGATTTCGTACCGTAACTACAGAACGTGGCGCGATTCAAATCAATGGAGAAGATATTGTTTTTAAAGGCTTCAACCGACCTGAAGATCATCCCCTCGTTGGATCGGCGATTCCTTATCAACTTATGGTTCAAGATATGGAACTGATGCTGGATATGGGAGCCAATGATGTACGTACAAGTCATTATCCAAATGATGAGCGCTTCCTCGATTTATGTGATGAGAGAGGAGTTTACGTATGGGAGGAGAATCATGCTCGTGGTCTTAGCATAGAACAGATGCGACATCCTTTATTTGCTAAGCAGTGTGAAGATTGTAATCGAGAGATGGTCGAGTCGCATTATAATCATCCAAGTATTGTTATCTGGGCAATTCTTAATGAGTGTGCCAGTGATTTGCCGGAAGGAAAAGAGATGTATCGTACACAGCTTTCGCAGATTCGCAGGATGGATACATCTCGACCGCTTACGTTTGCTTCCCACCAGCGGGATAGAGAGCTTAGTTTGATCTAG
- a CDS encoding fibronectin type III domain-containing protein, whose translation MKMRKLFSILMSILLVLGVALPFGGKASADAAADASNRALIWLKAQQDATAGYAFDGLVDSFEDFWGPNNPKQIVYTYDQAVAAIAFIVKGERTRAEKVLNKMRDIQDPSGFWLNSYWYNNGFGEEIRKHVGPVVWMAMAAMAYEKQYNDSRYRPMALKALDWSLSYKKANGSIAGGWSGWSNSDEPWSSTEHNIDIYRVLQYYASVDSSKAAAYNSAASGVKTFFDNYVWDDSAKRFKGGWKNDTNLIDPKIPLDVNPWGVLALGVSGTHNYGASLAYVENASGTPGTLANPRYKQTLTYNDAGNTLTGYDFDWTDEVLPAFDDNGNQIGNTGADVWFEGSAFMSLAYYMQGNTSKADAINTEIIKKQGTSGASLGGIPYSLKGTSNSYWVMAQQNCVSSTGWLIMSLHRFNPFTGQYLTDGGNTGDTTAPTVPANLTVTSKTDTAVNLSWSASTDNVGVTGYLVYRGTQQVASVAGTIATVNGLNPSTAYTFTVKATDAAGNLSTASNAATVTTDPSGGNGGGDHVTADYTAGVTKLSSTEASIYITPTTAALYVDVHYKINGGAQLNYRMTNSSGRWKQTVSGLSAGSSIEYWFTYEKSGPQYDSAHYTYVQ comes from the coding sequence ATGAAGATGAGGAAGCTGTTTTCGATTTTAATGTCAATTCTGTTGGTTCTTGGTGTGGCTCTACCTTTTGGTGGGAAAGCAAGTGCAGATGCTGCTGCTGATGCTTCAAACCGTGCGTTAATTTGGCTCAAAGCCCAACAGGATGCAACAGCGGGGTATGCTTTTGATGGATTGGTGGATAGCTTTGAGGATTTCTGGGGACCCAACAACCCTAAACAGATTGTATACACGTATGATCAGGCCGTAGCAGCCATCGCTTTTATTGTAAAAGGTGAGCGGACACGTGCGGAGAAAGTCTTGAACAAGATGCGGGACATTCAGGACCCCTCAGGGTTCTGGTTGAATTCTTATTGGTATAACAATGGCTTCGGTGAGGAAATCCGTAAACATGTGGGGCCAGTAGTATGGATGGCAATGGCTGCTATGGCCTATGAGAAGCAATATAATGATTCAAGGTATCGTCCGATGGCGCTCAAAGCACTCGATTGGAGCTTGTCGTATAAAAAAGCCAATGGCAGTATTGCTGGAGGTTGGAGCGGTTGGAGCAATTCAGACGAACCTTGGAGCTCAACCGAGCACAATATCGATATTTATCGGGTATTGCAGTATTATGCATCGGTAGATTCTTCAAAAGCAGCAGCTTACAATAGTGCAGCTTCAGGAGTCAAAACCTTTTTTGATAATTATGTGTGGGATGACAGTGCTAAACGATTCAAGGGGGGCTGGAAAAACGATACGAATCTAATCGACCCTAAAATTCCTTTAGATGTGAATCCTTGGGGAGTATTGGCCTTAGGAGTATCCGGAACGCATAATTATGGAGCAAGCTTAGCCTATGTTGAAAATGCATCCGGCACTCCAGGTACACTCGCGAATCCGCGTTACAAACAGACACTTACTTATAATGATGCAGGAAATACACTTACGGGATATGACTTTGATTGGACAGATGAAGTGTTGCCGGCATTCGACGATAACGGAAATCAAATTGGAAATACGGGTGCAGATGTATGGTTTGAGGGTAGCGCATTTATGTCACTTGCCTACTATATGCAAGGCAATACATCCAAAGCAGATGCGATCAATACAGAGATTATAAAAAAACAAGGCACAAGCGGTGCTTCTCTTGGGGGTATTCCTTACTCACTGAAAGGGACCAGCAACAGCTATTGGGTGATGGCGCAACAAAACTGCGTATCAAGCACAGGTTGGTTAATTATGTCGCTTCACCGATTTAATCCATTCACCGGGCAATATTTAACGGATGGTGGTAATACTGGAGATACTACAGCACCAACCGTTCCAGCGAATCTGACGGTAACCAGCAAGACGGATACAGCAGTTAACTTAAGCTGGTCCGCCTCTACCGATAATGTTGGTGTTACAGGGTATCTCGTTTATCGCGGAACACAGCAGGTAGCCTCTGTCGCGGGAACTATAGCTACTGTTAACGGACTAAATCCGAGCACAGCATATACGTTTACAGTGAAAGCTACTGACGCAGCAGGCAATCTATCAACTGCTAGTAATGCCGCAACAGTTACGACTGATCCCTCTGGAGGTAATGGAGGCGGAGACCATGTGACCGCAGACTACACCGCAGGGGTAACGAAGCTCTCTTCAACAGAAGCAAGCATTTATATTACTCCAACAACTGCTGCACTTTATGTAGATGTGCATTACAAGATTAACGGAGGTGCTCAGCTTAATTATCGGATGACGAACAGTTCAGGAAGATGGAAGCAGACCGTGAGTGGATTGAGTGCCGGCAGCAGTATTGAGTATTGGTTCACTTATGAGAAATCTGGCCCGCAATATGATTCAGCCCATTATACCTATGTACAGTGA
- a CDS encoding flavodoxin — protein sequence MAKVLVAYASLTGNTEEMAELIVEGIRQAGGEAVLKSVTECNAVEINTYEGVLLGAYTWGDGELPDEALDFYEEMDELDLTAVKSAVFGSGDTGYAIYCGAVDLFVEKLKERGAVILQDSLKIEYGPSAAEKEACRQFGRQFIEACLAVS from the coding sequence ATGGCTAAAGTGCTAGTGGCATATGCCAGTTTAACTGGCAACACTGAGGAAATGGCTGAATTGATTGTAGAAGGAATACGCCAAGCAGGCGGTGAAGCCGTTTTGAAATCGGTCACTGAATGTAATGCGGTTGAGATAAATACATATGAAGGCGTGCTACTAGGGGCATACACTTGGGGAGATGGAGAGCTACCGGATGAAGCTCTTGATTTCTATGAGGAGATGGATGAGCTTGATTTGACCGCTGTGAAGTCAGCAGTTTTTGGCAGTGGAGATACAGGATACGCCATTTATTGTGGAGCAGTGGATTTATTCGTGGAGAAGTTAAAGGAACGTGGAGCTGTGATATTACAGGATAGTCTAAAGATTGAATATGGACCGAGCGCTGCTGAAAAAGAAGCCTGCCGTCAATTCGGTCGTCAATTTATCGAAGCCTGTTTGGCGGTATCATAG
- a CDS encoding VOC family protein — protein sequence MISSFEGTNIYTKDTAALAAFYSEVLGIPIPFEGYGNYDGAKIGFDQKQPGFIIWDATKWEKLTTGFVNLVFGCDNLDATYEQLKAKGLDCQPPVTMEYGGKEMNFRDPDGNHITLLEGAY from the coding sequence ATGATTTCGTCTTTTGAAGGTACTAACATTTACACTAAGGATACTGCAGCGTTGGCTGCATTTTATTCGGAGGTGCTCGGTATTCCTATCCCGTTCGAAGGTTATGGCAACTATGATGGCGCAAAGATTGGGTTTGACCAGAAACAGCCTGGATTCATTATTTGGGATGCGACGAAATGGGAAAAGCTAACGACAGGCTTTGTTAATTTAGTATTCGGCTGCGATAACCTTGATGCTACGTACGAACAGTTAAAGGCTAAAGGACTGGATTGTCAGCCACCGGTTACGATGGAATATGGCGGGAAAGAAATGAACTTCCGTGATCCAGATGGTAATCACATTACCTTGCTCGAAGGAGCATACTAA
- a CDS encoding MarR family transcriptional regulator — protein sequence MHASEFSKIWHKILKDYKLHMDSNLAPTLTDAQLTVLELLQERDAMKPSDLAPHLATSPAAVTMLLDRMEKHGLIVRERDAADRRIVWVSITETGMQETARGLKIRSDFFAEALDPISSHNQQLLLYLMGKMVVTTTPESSTP from the coding sequence GTGCACGCATCTGAATTCAGTAAAATTTGGCATAAGATTTTGAAAGATTATAAACTACATATGGACAGTAATCTTGCCCCAACGCTAACGGATGCCCAACTCACTGTACTTGAACTGCTCCAGGAACGTGATGCCATGAAGCCTTCTGATCTGGCTCCACATCTGGCGACCAGTCCTGCAGCGGTTACTATGTTACTTGATCGGATGGAGAAGCATGGGCTTATTGTTCGGGAGAGAGATGCTGCGGACCGACGTATTGTATGGGTGAGTATAACGGAAACTGGAATGCAGGAGACTGCACGTGGTTTAAAGATCCGCAGCGATTTTTTTGCAGAAGCGCTTGATCCGATCTCCTCTCATAACCAACAGTTACTACTATACTTAATGGGCAAAATGGTTGTTACAACTACACCGGAGAGTTCTACACCGTGA
- a CDS encoding YhbD family protein, protein MEDDLISKKQLLDLTGISYGQLYRWKRKQLIPEEWFIRKSTFTGQETFFPKEMILSRIHNIVNMKDGLSLDEMADKLSDKASFEKVSVTAKEIIERNIVSTTTLKKFGESLGDESKYTFEGLVHLFAVDRLLSAGEMSMEEAELLFRTLEEKVSRLESGSWELFFVRKMGISSFILAQAPAELWFDEGVRLVSKMAYADLIEQLKGKLAYKLVE, encoded by the coding sequence ATGGAAGATGATTTGATTTCGAAGAAGCAACTGCTGGATTTAACGGGTATTTCATATGGGCAATTGTACCGCTGGAAAAGGAAGCAGTTAATTCCCGAGGAATGGTTTATTCGTAAATCAACCTTTACTGGACAAGAGACTTTTTTTCCTAAAGAGATGATCTTGTCGCGGATTCACAACATTGTAAATATGAAAGATGGACTTTCTTTGGATGAAATGGCTGATAAGCTATCGGATAAGGCATCCTTTGAGAAGGTGAGTGTAACTGCTAAGGAAATCATAGAACGTAACATTGTTTCGACAACAACGCTGAAGAAGTTTGGAGAAAGTCTCGGCGATGAAAGTAAATATACTTTTGAAGGGCTCGTTCATTTATTCGCTGTAGACCGCCTGCTTAGTGCTGGGGAGATGAGTATGGAGGAGGCAGAGCTTCTGTTTCGTACTTTAGAGGAGAAAGTTTCAAGGCTCGAGAGTGGAAGCTGGGAGTTGTTTTTTGTCCGGAAAATGGGGATTTCATCCTTCATTCTGGCACAAGCACCTGCGGAGTTATGGTTTGATGAAGGGGTTAGATTGGTCAGTAAAATGGCCTATGCAGATTTGATCGAACAATTGAAAGGTAAGCTTGCCTACAAGCTTGTTGAATAG
- a CDS encoding GNAT family N-acetyltransferase yields MTTANTLENIEELQERCEQYEGISLKLNWDMLRGPSSVGDTEWLVTYDDELLVGFLGLYGFGSDMEVCGMVRPGYRRRGIFTSLWNRAQTIIKRGNVTTLLLNAPAASTSGAAFLQTLPLQFNHAEYQMKWDGNSVTSSEASSATGTVILRPAREDEAHILVELDCGGFDMKTEDAAELYDLQKQEGLQEHIMIEMDGQPVGKMRLWTEDNETWIYGFTVSKKLRGLGIGRSALLQTIERERKNYNGINLEVALDNPNALKLYESCGFVIQNKQDYYRFIG; encoded by the coding sequence TTGACTACTGCTAATACTTTGGAAAATATAGAAGAATTACAAGAACGTTGTGAGCAATATGAGGGAATTTCACTGAAATTGAATTGGGATATGCTTCGCGGACCATCAAGTGTAGGGGATACAGAATGGCTCGTGACCTATGATGACGAGTTACTGGTCGGATTCTTAGGACTATATGGATTCGGAAGCGATATGGAAGTCTGCGGTATGGTTCGACCAGGATATCGTCGACGGGGTATCTTCACCTCTCTGTGGAACCGAGCACAGACTATTATTAAACGGGGCAATGTCACTACCCTTCTTCTGAATGCTCCCGCCGCCTCTACTTCTGGAGCTGCTTTTCTGCAAACACTGCCTTTACAGTTCAATCACGCTGAATATCAGATGAAATGGGACGGAAATTCGGTTACTTCTTCTGAAGCAAGCTCAGCCACAGGGACAGTGATTTTGCGACCTGCGCGTGAAGACGAGGCGCATATTCTCGTCGAGCTGGACTGTGGAGGTTTTGACATGAAGACAGAAGATGCCGCCGAACTCTATGACCTGCAGAAACAGGAAGGCCTGCAAGAGCATATTATGATCGAAATGGACGGACAACCTGTTGGTAAAATGCGGCTGTGGACCGAAGATAATGAAACCTGGATTTATGGATTTACTGTCAGCAAGAAGCTACGAGGGCTAGGCATTGGTCGAAGTGCACTTCTTCAAACGATCGAACGAGAACGTAAAAACTATAATGGAATTAATCTCGAGGTCGCTCTAGATAATCCCAATGCGCTTAAGCTATATGAAAGCTGTGGCTTTGTCATTCAGAATAAACAGGATTATTACCGATTTATCGGCTAA
- a CDS encoding RluA family pseudouridine synthase gives MSQHISGNNEAMGGASQRFEVLYEDNHLLGIVKPVNIPVQEDATGDPDLLNLLKDDVKERFNKPGNVYMGLVHRLDRPVGGAMIFAKTSKAASRLSESVRTHSFHKVYLTVVHGKPPASRDRLTDTLLKDAKSNTVTVVRKGTPGGKEAILDYTVLGSAEGFSLLKIDLLTGRSHQIRVQLSSIGCPLYGDQKYGASVNKPGQQIALWSALVGFPHPVTKEEVELTSLPPQTHPWDLWSKELQKKAVR, from the coding sequence ATGTCACAGCATATATCTGGCAACAACGAAGCTATGGGCGGAGCATCGCAGCGCTTTGAAGTGTTGTACGAAGATAACCATCTTCTCGGAATAGTGAAGCCTGTGAATATTCCTGTTCAGGAGGATGCCACTGGAGATCCTGATCTGCTGAACCTGCTCAAAGATGATGTGAAGGAACGTTTTAACAAGCCTGGAAACGTCTATATGGGCCTAGTCCACCGCCTGGATCGTCCGGTTGGAGGTGCAATGATCTTTGCCAAGACATCTAAAGCTGCATCAAGACTGTCCGAGAGTGTCCGCACTCACAGCTTTCATAAGGTGTACTTAACTGTCGTGCACGGAAAACCGCCAGCATCTCGCGACCGTCTTACCGATACGCTGCTTAAAGACGCAAAGAGTAACACCGTGACCGTAGTCCGGAAAGGAACCCCCGGTGGTAAGGAGGCCATTCTGGATTACACGGTACTTGGCAGTGCAGAGGGCTTCAGCCTGCTCAAGATCGATTTACTTACCGGTCGTTCACACCAAATTCGAGTGCAGCTCAGCTCCATCGGCTGCCCATTATACGGTGATCAGAAGTATGGGGCTTCAGTGAACAAACCTGGACAGCAAATTGCTCTGTGGTCTGCACTCGTAGGCTTTCCTCACCCTGTTACCAAAGAAGAGGTAGAACTTACTTCCCTGCCCCCACAAACTCATCCTTGGGATTTGTGGTCTAAGGAATTACAAAAGAAGGCCGTCCGCTAA
- a CDS encoding GNAT family N-acetyltransferase, translating to MQIQNGTGRFFVANDGKDLAEITYSLDKETGELVIDHTRVSEELRGQGTGEELVRAVVDKARNEHLKIVPVCSYAAHQFEKHPEYKDVLSGNIGGRD from the coding sequence ATGCAAATTCAAAATGGAACAGGACGTTTTTTTGTTGCGAATGACGGTAAGGACCTTGCCGAGATCACATACAGTTTAGATAAAGAAACTGGGGAATTGGTCATTGACCACACTCGTGTTTCTGAAGAACTGCGCGGTCAGGGTACCGGTGAAGAACTTGTACGGGCTGTTGTAGATAAGGCTCGAAATGAACATTTGAAAATTGTTCCTGTGTGCTCCTATGCAGCTCATCAATTCGAGAAGCATCCGGAGTATAAGGACGTGCTGAGCGGGAACATAGGCGGGCGAGACTGA
- a CDS encoding helix-turn-helix domain-containing protein, with protein sequence MFNLSPLYFPITANPDHTSEFLPCQALQPYIRCFWGSVEPCLHSEALVPVVDKTVCYEPGMETIIPDTCMDIIWNLDVSTGSTRTVFSGINDAPFEVPSDRGEGMISRFGIRFHFWAVHYFADDHLRDVLNAFVDVDQYFGSFKRELGLLLEQANSMNERIAAAEAYLFRRLEREGRTNDRVMNAVYTIIKQKGVVTAEDLEASSNLSRRQLERLFQEYIGVAPKKTADLVRFQNVWREMYHLSAQTKNMQDLIFAYGFSHQSHFINNFKKYAGRTPLDALVYAGR encoded by the coding sequence ATGTTCAATCTCTCACCTCTATATTTCCCGATAACTGCGAATCCAGACCATACAAGTGAGTTTCTGCCTTGCCAAGCGCTACAGCCGTATATTCGCTGCTTCTGGGGCTCTGTTGAGCCTTGTCTCCATTCAGAGGCATTAGTTCCCGTTGTGGACAAGACAGTTTGTTACGAACCTGGGATGGAAACGATTATTCCGGATACATGCATGGACATTATATGGAATTTGGATGTATCAACAGGCAGTACACGAACTGTTTTTTCCGGCATAAATGATGCTCCTTTTGAAGTCCCTTCAGACAGGGGAGAAGGTATGATCTCACGCTTCGGTATCCGATTTCATTTCTGGGCCGTTCATTATTTTGCGGATGACCATCTCCGGGATGTCTTGAATGCATTTGTGGATGTAGACCAATACTTTGGTTCTTTTAAGAGAGAGCTGGGGCTTCTACTGGAACAAGCAAATTCTATGAATGAAAGGATTGCAGCTGCTGAGGCTTATCTGTTTCGGCGTCTTGAGCGTGAAGGGCGGACAAACGATCGGGTAATGAACGCAGTTTATACCATAATTAAACAAAAAGGTGTGGTAACAGCTGAGGATTTGGAAGCCAGCTCTAATCTAAGCAGACGGCAATTAGAAAGACTATTTCAAGAATATATAGGTGTAGCTCCCAAAAAAACAGCTGATCTTGTGCGATTTCAGAATGTTTGGCGGGAAATGTATCATCTGTCTGCGCAGACGAAGAACATGCAGGATCTTATTTTTGCGTATGGATTCAGCCATCAGTCTCATTTTATAAACAATTTCAAGAAATATGCAGGACGAACACCACTTGACGCTTTGGTCTATGCTGGTAGATAA
- a CDS encoding class I SAM-dependent methyltransferase — MYIASDWKDYEVIDTGGGEKLERWGDIILRRPDPQIIWPLPNETAKWRDVHGHYHRSSAGGGQWEMKKKIPDDWKISYGKLKFHLRPTNFKHTGLFPEQAANWSWMMDKIAAANRPISVLNLFAYTGGATVAAASAGASVVHVDAAKGMVQWAKENVQLSGLGERPVRYITDDVFKFVQREQRRGSKYDAIIMDPPSYGRGPGGEMWKLESSLYPFLESCLQIMSDKPLFMLINSYTTGISPTVLRNMLSMTMGKRYGGKLTSGEIGLPITSSGMNLPCGILGRWEA; from the coding sequence ATGTATATAGCGAGCGACTGGAAAGACTATGAAGTAATTGACACTGGCGGTGGAGAGAAGCTTGAACGTTGGGGCGACATTATCCTGCGCCGTCCTGATCCGCAGATTATTTGGCCGCTACCCAATGAGACAGCGAAATGGCGTGATGTGCACGGTCATTATCACCGTTCCTCGGCTGGCGGTGGACAATGGGAAATGAAAAAAAAAATTCCGGATGATTGGAAGATTAGTTACGGAAAATTAAAATTCCACCTGCGTCCTACGAATTTCAAGCATACCGGGTTATTCCCTGAACAAGCGGCTAATTGGAGCTGGATGATGGACAAGATTGCGGCTGCTAACCGTCCGATCTCAGTGCTAAACCTATTTGCTTACACTGGTGGAGCTACTGTAGCCGCAGCAAGTGCCGGCGCTTCTGTAGTTCACGTGGATGCAGCCAAAGGTATGGTGCAATGGGCGAAGGAAAATGTACAGCTGTCTGGCCTGGGAGAACGTCCAGTTCGCTACATCACGGATGACGTATTCAAATTTGTACAACGCGAACAACGCCGCGGAAGTAAATATGATGCGATTATTATGGACCCACCTTCCTACGGAAGAGGACCTGGCGGAGAAATGTGGAAGCTGGAATCAAGCTTATATCCATTCCTTGAGAGCTGTTTGCAAATTATGAGCGATAAACCTTTGTTTATGCTTATAAATTCTTACACCACCGGAATCTCTCCAACAGTACTACGTAATATGTTGTCGATGACAATGGGCAAACGTTATGGTGGGAAACTCACCTCCGGCGAAATCGGTCTTCCGATCACTTCCTCCGGCATGAACCTACCATGTGGTATTCTGGGACGCTGGGAGGCGTAA